The Psychrobacter raelei genome contains the following window.
GGGTAAAATAAAATAACAAAGTGAGCCGTTACCCTAGCCATAAGCGTGGCTATGCTGTTGTCATAAAAGTGACTTAATTTTGACTAATAAGTTTTCGTTATATCGGTATTTATTATCAAAATAGCTTGAGCTTTTTTTCAGCACAATGTAAGGTATTTGTGTTTTATATGACAGGATTAAAGCGTCCCTAGTGGCTACTAGCGAATGAGAAGTTGTCACCACCTTATGATAAATAGTATATTTAGGGCTTGTGGTTATCGATGCTCAATTAATTTAGGCGCTTTATTTTTTGGATGATATTTGCTCATCTACACAACTTAAGAGGATTACGACTATGATGCGTATTATTTTGCTAGGGCCTCCAGGGGCAGGTAAAGGCACCCAAGCACAATTCATATCTAAACAATATGATATTCCACAGATTTCTACCGGTGATATGCTACGTGCTGCCATCAAAGAGGGCACTGAGCTTGGCAAAAAAGCAGAAGGTATTATGAAATCTGGTGGCTTAGTATCAGACGACTTAATCATTAATTTGGTGAAAGAACGTATCGCTAAGCCTGACTGCGCTAATGGTTGTATCTTCGATGGCTTTCCACGCACTATTCCACAGGCTGAAGCGTTGATTGAAGCGGGTGTGGACATCGATCATGTGGTAGAAATCAGCGTACCTGATGATGAGATCGTCTCTCGTTTATCAGGCCGTCGTCAGCACCCAGGCTCAGGCCGTGTGTATCACCTAAAATACAATCCGCCTAAGCAAGAAGGCTTAGATGATGAGACAGGTGAGCCACTTATCCAGCGTGATGACGATAAAGAAGAAACCATCCGTGATCGCTTAGCTACTTATCATGAGCAAACCTCTACTTTGGTTGGTTTTTACCAAAACAAAGCCAAAGAAGATGCCAATGCCCCTAAATATCATCAATTCGATGGAACCAAAGATATTGAAGTGGTTAAAGAAAATATTCTTAGTGCTCTAAAAGGCTAGTCTTCAACGTTATTTTAAGCATTAACGTAAAAAAACCTCAGTTCACTTTGAACTGAGGTTTTTTTGTATCACAATAAGCTGATTAAGCGTTGCCTTCACCATCAGTAACCTGCTGCTGGCTTTGAGCATAAGCTTGATCAAAGTTAACAGGCGCTAGTAGCAATTGAGGGAAGCTACCACGAGTCACGATATCACTGATGACTTCACGGGCGTAAGGGAATAGGATATTAGGGCAGTAAGCACCTAAAATTTGACCCACTTGATCTTCTGGGATGTCTTTGATTAAGAAGATACCCGCTTGATGCACTTCAGCGATAAAGGCAGCAGCACCTGCGTTTTGTGCATTAACGGTTACTGTTAAAATCACTTGATAATGATCTTCATCAAGTGGCTCAGCTGTGGTGGCCAAATTAATATCAAGCTCTGGTTGCCACTCTTTGGTAAATACTTCGGCACCGGCCACTTCAAGTGACATGTCTTTTACGTAAATACGTTCAAGGGCTAGTTGAGGTTGGGCTTGTTGTTCTGCCATGAAAATTATCCTTAGTTATGGGTTGTAAATTGTAAGCGGGGTTATCCGTTGAAAGTTAAATATCTGGCGTAAAATGATAAAAGGCGTGGGTGATTAGCCGTTTACCATTTCATCTAGTTTACCGCTTTGGTTAAGCTGATTTAACTGATCAAAACCACCCACGAACGTGTCGCCAATGAAGATTTGAGGGACAGTTCTGTAGTTATTGGTTTTTTTCATAAGCTCCATACGCTCATCCGAGCTGATATCATGCATACCAATTTCTTTGAATTCAATACCTTTTGATTTCAAAAGTTGTTTGGCATTAGAGCAGTAAGGGCAAATGGGGGTGGTATATACAGTAACAGGAGCAGTCATGTCATAATCCTTTTTGTTATTTATTAAAATAGGCCAATCATTAAATCAGCAAAATAGGGTAAGGTGATACAATCCTTGATTTTACTAAACTGAGCCTGGTTTATAATGGGTTATTTAACTGTTTTTTGTATTCAATGTATTACTTAAGATACCAATCTGACACAAGGGTGGTCTATAGGTGTCAATAGGCAGAGCGACTTCTTATGCTAGTCAATTAACGCGCTTTGGCTTTGCCATTTACAGTTTTAGTGGTTTTTACGGTGCCACCCACTAAAGGCATGCCGGCTGCCTGCCAACCGCCGATACCGCCATCTAGGCGAAATACATTAGGTTTGCCAATCATTTGTACGGCAGCTCCTGCTTGAAGCCCCATATCACAGACGATGACCACAGGGGCTTCAATGGCACGAATCTCTTCTAGACGGTCTTTAAGCTGAGTAAAAGGAATGTTGCGGCTGCCTTGAATGTAACCGGTTTCAAATTTCTTCTTGGCACGAACATCAATGATTTGTGCATTTTGTGAGTTCACTAAGGTGCCCAAAGTATTGGGAGACACCTTTTTACCACTGCGTTGGTTTTCTACAGTGAAGAACAAAAAGATAAGCACGGCCAATGTGCCGAATAAAAACGGGTGGTGGGCCATGAACTCAAGCCAGCGATCTAAAGACAAAACACTTCTCCAATAAAATTTTTATGGCAATTATTATAACGTGATAAGGCTATAAATGCATTAACGACTGTAGACTATTGCTACTAGGGCACTCATACTTAATAAGTGGGGGTATCGGCCTCAGCTTGCAAGGTCACCAAGCTCTCTACCCGGCGCTGTAGCACCCTACCTTCAGCGACCGCCTCCCAAAGTGCGCAGCCTTTACTGTTATGGGTATGCTTGCAATCTCTAAACTGACAATCTGCCGCTAAGGCAGAGAGCTCAATGAAGCCTGCAATAATATCATCAGGGGTCAAATGCCAGATACCATATTCACGAATACCAGGCGTATCGACAATGCCGCCTTGGGTCAAGTCGTCACGATTAAAGGGCAAAAGGCGACTGGTCGTGGTGGTGTGCTGGCCAAGCTTAGAGTTGGTGGATATGACGTTCACGCTTTGCTCAGAGTCTGGCAATAACGCATTGACCAAGGTACTTTTACCGACCCCAGATTGACCGGCGAAGATAACCAACTTATCTTTAATTTTTTGCTGCAAGTCCGACAAGCCCAGCTGAGCTTTAGGCTGATCCTCACTTTGGGCACCATGTAAGATATTTTCAGGACAAGGCGCGGCGGTGAGTACCGTCTCATAACCTAGGTTTTGGTACTCATCTAGCAAGGCTTGGGTAAACGCATAATCTTCAATGGATAATAAGTCAGCTTTATTGAGCACCAATAGCGGCTTAACATCGGCATGATGACAGACCACCAAGTAGCGGTCAATCAAATTAGGCGCAGCTGCTGGCAAGGGAGCAAAGACGATGGCTAAGATATCTACGTTGGCGGCCACAGGCTTAAGCTTATGATAGCGATCGGGGCGTGATATTAGTGAGGTTCTAGGCTGCACCGACTCAATGCGACCAAAGCCGGTATTGGGATCGGCCACCCAGCGTACTTTATCGCCTGTGGCTATCATAGGTAGATTGGTACGCACATGACAGCGCCAGATATCACCCAGCTCAATGGCCTGCCAAAATGGTTCAGGCTCTCCTTCGACCACTTCAGGTCGCTCAGGTATGAGGGTAGGCAATGAGGTCACTTGCACCTCTAATTGCTTACCATAATGGGCCATTACTACGCCATCCATCAAGCTGCCATCTATCGATTCTTGTTGCTGAGCTTGCTGTTTATCAATGCGTCTTAGTTGTTGTTTGGTCAGCTTACGTTGTCGTATTAAAGCCATAAATTCAAATTACCTGTGGTTTGTTCTAAAAGAAGTTTTTTGTAATATCTGGATGGTCAATGAGGGTGAATGCAGTCTGGCTCAAGGGCTATTAGCATATCGCTTAATGACCGGCTATACAATAAAGTGACAGTTTACGCCTTCTAGGCGCACAATAGTTACGGCCAAAGCGTCGAAATTTGTTACCATAGAGGGCTGACGAGCTGGCAGCTTAAATCGATAGCGCCAAACCGGATATCAAGCGGCAGTGATGCCGCATAGCGTGATGTCTCTTGTCGTGTGTCCTTGATGGTGCACCCTAGGCAATGTGCCCTGTATTGTACCCTGATTTGACGCGTTGTTTTGCCCCATTGTTTTGACCCTATGCGGCTAGTGTCTAAAATAACTAGTGGCTAAACAGATGGCCAAATGGGTGGCCAAAATAAGAGGCGCAGCGGGCTCGTGATGTTTTACAGGCTATCTATAATAGTTTATTACCGTGATTTACGCTTTAAATTAGCAGCGTTTATGTTTTTTGTATATTGGCAGGTTTAGGAAAAATTATGAGTGACCACCCCAACAAAATTAGAATTAAGAATCAAGGCAAAAAAGGGCTTATCTGGATCGATTTAGAAATGACCGGCCTAGACACAATGAATGATGACATCATTGAAATTGCGACCATAGTCACCGATGAGGATTTAAACATATTGGCAGAAGGTCCAGTATTTGCCATTAAAGTCTCAGACCAAAAGCTAAACGCGATGGATGACTGGAATACCAAGCAGCATGGGCAGTCAGGCTTAATTGATAGGGTGCGCCGTAGCAGCGTAACTTTAGAGCAAGCCGAGCAAGAAACCATTGCCTTTTTGAATAAATGGGTCGATGAGGGTAAATCCCCAATGTGTGGCAACTCAATCTGCCAAGACCGCCGTTTTTTAGCGCGTCAGATGCCGCAGCTAGAGCGCTTTTTTCATTACCGAAACCTAGATGTGTCCTCTATCAAAGAGCTGTGCTATCGCTGGCGACCTGATATCTTAAAGGGTGTTGAAAAAACGGGCAGCCACTTAGCGATGGATGATATTCGTGATTCTATTCGTGAGTTGAAGCACTATCGTCAGCATTTTTTCAAACTGTTGGATTAAGCACTTAAATAAAGGGCAGCGGCTTAACGGGTTGGCCACTCAAACGTAACCAGCTCAAAGCTTGAGCTAATCTGAGTGTCCAAAGCCAAGCCAATCACCGCTTGTACTTGTTCACAGCGGGTATCTGGGTCTAGGATACGCCAATCCCCGAGCACATAGCGTTTTTTAAACTCAAGGGTTTGAGAGCGGGCTTTGGCGTTTAACGCCAGGTGAGTTTGATGGCAGGCTGGGCGGTGGGTGTGACCATGAATGAGGCCATCGACTTTTTTAAGAGCACAGGTGACCGCCTGCTCATTTACATCCATAATTTGTAACGATTTGGCTGATTTATCGAGCGCACTTTGACTGCGTATCTTTTGTGCTAAGGCTTGGCGCTTATGTAGCGGCTGCTTAAGTAATAGCCACTGTACCAATGGATTACGCATCACCTTACGAAAGCGCTGATAGCGCTTATCATCTGTACACAAGGCATCGCCATGCTCTAGCCGATACGTCATCTTGCCAAGCTTTAATAGATAGGGCTCATCAATCAGCTGTCCACCGAAGCTGTCACAAAAATCTTGACCGATTAAAAAGTCGCGATTGCCATGCATGACAAAGCTTTGGCAGCCTTTATTTTTAAGCTCAGTAAGCTTGGTTATGAGGGGAGTTAGCCAATGGCGTTTTTGCTCTGTAGCAGACAATGACAAATACGCATCGTCGCCAATCCAAGCATCAAACCAGTCGCCTAAAATATATAGCTGATGTACATTGGGCAGCACCAACACATCATCAAGTAAAGCCAAAAAAGCCTGCACTAAGGCAGGCTCATCAGCGGATAAATGCAAATCACTGATAACCACCCGATTGATATCATAGGGTCGGGTGGTTATCAGGTGATGATAGCTGCTAATAGCAAAATCTTGATTAGACATAAATCAGCTAAAACTTACTTATTCGCTGACCACAACCGCAGAGTTGATAATCACAGGCTCTTTTGGTACATCAGCGTGCATGCCATAACGGCCAGTAGGTACGCCTTCAATTTTCTTAACCACGTCCATACCGCTGGTTACTTTACCAAATACGGTATAGCCCCAACCTTGCATGTTTTTGCCAGAATGGTTTAAGAAAGCATTGTTTTTTACGTTAATAAAGAACTGGCTGGTGGCTGAGTGTGGATCTTGAGTACGCGCCATAGCAATGGTGCCTTCCTCGTTCTTCAAACCATTGTCTGCTTCGTTTTCGATAGGCGCGTTGGTGCTTTTTTCATTCATGTCAGCATCCATACCGCCGCCTTGAATCATGAAATCTGGAATAACGCGGTGAAAAATCGTGCCGTCATAATGGCCTGATTTTACATAAGACACAAAGTTTTCAACAGTTTTAGGTGCTTTTTCAGCGTTAAGTTCGATTACGATCTCACCCATAGAGGTGTTTAGTTGTACTACTGGCATATCGCTCATTTGTGTATCCTTAGAATTTGTAGTGATGTTGGTACTGGGGGTTTGAGTAGCAGTGGTATTGGTACAGCCCATCAAAAAAAGAGGCAAAATTAAGCTACCAAAACCTAACGTTTTAAGTGTGCTCACAGGGTGTCCTTATCGGATGAAATGGGCTGGTTATTGGTTAAACTACCCGTTATGTCCTAAATATAAGTGATGAGGCAACCGGCAAAATACCAAAAAGGTAGGGTTTATCACCTGTGATTAGCGAGTGAGTTCTCGCCAGCTAGGCAACAAAATGGTCAGTTATCCCCTTGTTTAAGAGCACAATGGGCTCTATATAGAGCAGATGCTCTTAAATTTAAAGGGGTAGTCTAACCTCTTTTTTTTGGGTTGTCATGTGTCTAGCTGTTACAGGGTTTGGTAAACCTGATAGAATGGGGCAAAATTATGAATGATACCCCCAAGTTTTATAATAGGAGAAGTAATTCGATGAGCACTGAAAATAATAAAGCGAATGCCTCAGCTGAGCACAAAGAGGATCAAAAAAACGATTTTATTCGTCATATTATTCGTGAAGATTTGGCCCAAGATAAATACAATCAAATCGTGACCCGATTTCCACCTGAGCCAAATGGCTACTTGCATTTGGGTCATGTCAAATCTATCTGTCTAAACTTTGGAATTGCCAAAGAGTTTGGCGGTATTTGTAATCTGCGCTTTGACGATACCAACCCCACTGCCGAGAAGCAGGATTATATTGATAACATCAAAAACGACGTACAGTGGTTGGGCTTTGAGTGGGCCGATCAGCCTTATTATGCGTCAGGCTACTTCGATCAGCTACATGAATGGGCCATTAAACTGATCAAGCAAGGCGATGCCTATGTTGACTTGCAAACACCGGAGCAAATTAAAGAAAACCGTGGTTCATTTAATGAGCCAGGTAAGCCGTCGCCACAGCGTGATACCAGCGTAGAAGAAAACTTGCAGCGCTTTGATGATATGAAAAATGGTAAATATGCCGAGGGTGAGGCAGTACTGCGTGCCAAGATTGATATGGCAAGCCCCAATATGAATATGCGTGACCCTGTTATTTATCGTGTTATGCATCAAGCACATCACCAAACCGGTGATAAATGGTGCATCTATCCGATGTATGATTATGCGCATCCCTTATCGGACGCCATTGAAGGGATTACACACTCCTTATGTACGCTAGAGTTTGAAGATCATCGTCCGTTTTATGACTGGGCTGTAGAGAAGATTGGCTTTGATGTACCACCACATCAGTATGAGTTTAGCCGTCTAAACGTCGATCACACCATGACCAGTAAGCGTAAGCTTAAGCAGTTGGTTGATGAGCACATTGTCAGCGGCTGGGATGATCCACGTATGCCGACCATTGCTGGCATGCGTCGCCGTGGCTATACGCCAGAAGGCTTACGTGATTTTTGTGACCGTGTTGGTGTGACCAAAGCCGATAGCGTGGTAGATTTCCGTTTGCTTGAATTTAGTATTCGTCAATCGCTTGAGAACACCACCGCGCGTGGTATGGCGGTATTAAAACCTCTAAAAGTGACCATCACTAACTTTGATGAGGCGTTAAGTGAGTGGGAAAGCCTAAAAGATGACGGCGTTAATGCGCGCTGGGATGAGGCGAGCAAGACCTTATGGATCAATCAGCCCAAGCACCCAAATATTGATATGGGCGAGCGTGAGATTCCTTTTACTGAAACCATCTATATCGATCAAGGTGATTATGAGCTTGAGCCGCCAAAAGGTTATAAGCGACTGTCTCCTGAGAAGCCAGAGATTCGTCTGCGCAATACCTATGTATTGGCCGTGACGGAGCATGTGCTAGATGATGCAGGCAATGTGGTAGAGCTAAAAGCCACTATCGATAAGACGACGCTGGGTAAAAACCCAGAAGACCGCAAAGTAAAAGGTGTGATTCACTGGGTATCAGCCACGCAAGGCGTACCCGCAACCGTGCGTTTGTATGAGCATCTGTTTGCAGCAGAGAACCCAAGTGCGGTAGAGGACGTACATCAAGCACTTAATGATCAGTCTTTAGTTGAGCTAGAGGCAGTCGTTGAGCCCGCTTTGGCCAATGCTGAGCCGGGCACTCGCTTCCAGTTTGAGCGTGAAGGCTATTTTGTGTCGGATGAGGTAGAGCACAGCAGTGATAAGCCTGTGTTCAACCGCACTGTGACGTTACGCGATAGCTTTAAGCCAGAATAAAATAAATAGCCTGGTAATCTTTGATAGACTAAAAGGCGCTAACGACATCTCGTTAGCGCTTTTTTTGGGGTGGTAGCAGTAACATAAACGCCAGCATTTTACCCTAAACTATCAGTACCATACTGTTTGCGCTTGTTGCTGAAGAATCTGTCCAATCTGTCCATAGCATCTTCTAAATCTAATAAGTTAGGTAAGAACACCACACGGAAGTGATCGGGCGCATCCCAGTTAAAGCCCGTGCCTTGTACCATCAGCACTTTTTCTTCGATTAATAAGTCCATCATAAACTGCATGTCATCTTCAATAGGGTAGATGCTGCGGTCAATTTTTGGGAAGCAATAAAAGGCGCCTTGCGGCATGGTGCATGATATACCTGGGATGGCATTTAGACGCTCTACCGCCAATTGGCGCTGCTTGTATAAGCGGCCTGTTTCGGCCGTTAAGTCCTGCATGCTTTGATAGCCGCCTACTGCAGTTTGGATGGCATGCTGAGCTGGCACGTTAGCACACAAGCGCATCGAGGCGAGCATGTCTAGGCCTTCAATGAAGTCGCTGGCATGTTCTTTATTACCAGAGAGCATAAGCCACCCCGCTCTAAAGCCGGCAATCCTATGTGACTTTGACAGACCATTGTAGGTCAAAATCAGGACATCTTGCGCTAAGGTACACATGGGGGTGTGCACTGCATTATCATATAAAATGCGGTCGTAGATTTCATCTGCCATCAGGACTAAATTGTACTCACGTGCCAGATCGATAATTTGTAGCAGCACATCGTTAGAGTAGAGCGCGCCGGTGGGGTTATTGGGGTTAATCACCACTATGCCACGGGTCTTATCGGTAATTTTTGCACGGATATCTTCAATATCAGGCTGCCAGTTATTCTCCTCATTACAGCGATAATGTACCGCGGTGCCGCCAGCAAGATTGGCTGCGGCTGTCCATAGTGGATAATCTGGCATAGGGATAAGCACCTCATCACCATCATTCATCAAAGCTTGCATGGTCATTACGATAAGCTCTGATACGCCATTGCCTAGGTACACATCACGCACATCAACCGCTGATAACAGCCCCTTTGATTGGTAATATTGTAAGACGGCCTTTCGGGCTGAGAAAATACCTTGTGAGTCTGAATAACCGGTCGCATTGTGCAAATTTAGCGCCACATCTTGCAAGATTTCATGCGGGGCATCTAAGTTAAATGGCGCGGGGTTGCCGACATTAAGCTTTAAGATGCGCTGACCTTGAGCTTCCATTTGCATTGCTGTTTTAAGGAGCGGGCCTCGGATGTCGTAGCAAACGTTTTGTAATTTATCAGATTTTTTTAAGGGCTTACGGGTAGGGGCGGTGTTTTTCATGATGCTGTTACTCGTACTTAGGTGAGAAGAAGGGGTCTGGATAACGCTTGGAGTAGCATTGGTGCTTGAGTTAATAGAGGGTGGGTTACTGGCAAGGCTTGAGCGTTGAGTACTATTATCTGGCTCAGCGTTGTCTGCTGGCTCACCACGCAATAAATAGCCCTCAGAGCAGCCTAAGATATGAGCCAAAGCGGGCAGCTTGGAGGAGACAATCCCATTTATGCCACGTTCCCAATTAGATATGGCGCCACGACTGACTTTAGAACCGGACGCTGTCATTGCCGCAGCCAATTGCTCAGCCGTAAGACCCTTGGCCTTACGCAGCTTACTGAGCCTTGCGCCTTGTGCCTTAAATTCAGATTGCTCACTCATAACGGCTACTCTTTGTTGTTTGGTTTATATGCTTTTAGCCACCGTCTAACCTAGGTGTGCTAAACAATTTAATGTAGTAATTCTCTAATGCAAGATATTATTGCATTAAATGGTTTTTTTCAATGGGCTATAATGCAAGTAAATCTTGCATTGTGAGAGGTGCGTTTGAAATCACAGAGGCGTCTAATAACAGGTTGTTTGTAAAAAGTATTTAAAATTAATGGCTTAACTATGATTAATGAGCCAGGCGCGTCTGCTAAAGGTATCCTATTGTCACGCCTATCTTTGATGATAAGAAGTTTTATGATTATGTAATCAAGCTCTATATTTGGTAAGATTAGGCAAAGGGGTGATTGAAGTTATCAAGGATGCCCGCATAA
Protein-coding sequences here:
- the adk gene encoding adenylate kinase; this encodes MRIILLGPPGAGKGTQAQFISKQYDIPQISTGDMLRAAIKEGTELGKKAEGIMKSGGLVSDDLIINLVKERIAKPDCANGCIFDGFPRTIPQAEALIEAGVDIDHVVEISVPDDEIVSRLSGRRQHPGSGRVYHLKYNPPKQEGLDDETGEPLIQRDDDKEETIRDRLATYHEQTSTLVGFYQNKAKEDANAPKYHQFDGTKDIEVVKENILSALKG
- the secB gene encoding protein-export chaperone SecB, which codes for MAEQQAQPQLALERIYVKDMSLEVAGAEVFTKEWQPELDINLATTAEPLDEDHYQVILTVTVNAQNAGAAAFIAEVHQAGIFLIKDIPEDQVGQILGAYCPNILFPYAREVISDIVTRGSFPQLLLAPVNFDQAYAQSQQQVTDGEGNA
- the grxC gene encoding glutaredoxin 3, producing the protein MTAPVTVYTTPICPYCSNAKQLLKSKGIEFKEIGMHDISSDERMELMKKTNNYRTVPQIFIGDTFVGGFDQLNQLNQSGKLDEMVNG
- a CDS encoding rhodanese-like domain-containing protein — protein: MAHHPFLFGTLAVLIFLFFTVENQRSGKKVSPNTLGTLVNSQNAQIIDVRAKKKFETGYIQGSRNIPFTQLKDRLEEIRAIEAPVVIVCDMGLQAGAAVQMIGKPNVFRLDGGIGGWQAAGMPLVGGTVKTTKTVNGKAKAR
- the rsgA gene encoding ribosome small subunit-dependent GTPase A, with the protein product MALIRQRKLTKQQLRRIDKQQAQQQESIDGSLMDGVVMAHYGKQLEVQVTSLPTLIPERPEVVEGEPEPFWQAIELGDIWRCHVRTNLPMIATGDKVRWVADPNTGFGRIESVQPRTSLISRPDRYHKLKPVAANVDILAIVFAPLPAAAPNLIDRYLVVCHHADVKPLLVLNKADLLSIEDYAFTQALLDEYQNLGYETVLTAAPCPENILHGAQSEDQPKAQLGLSDLQQKIKDKLVIFAGQSGVGKSTLVNALLPDSEQSVNVISTNSKLGQHTTTTSRLLPFNRDDLTQGGIVDTPGIREYGIWHLTPDDIIAGFIELSALAADCQFRDCKHTHNSKGCALWEAVAEGRVLQRRVESLVTLQAEADTPTY
- the orn gene encoding oligoribonuclease, whose protein sequence is MSDHPNKIRIKNQGKKGLIWIDLEMTGLDTMNDDIIEIATIVTDEDLNILAEGPVFAIKVSDQKLNAMDDWNTKQHGQSGLIDRVRRSSVTLEQAEQETIAFLNKWVDEGKSPMCGNSICQDRRFLARQMPQLERFFHYRNLDVSSIKELCYRWRPDILKGVEKTGSHLAMDDIRDSIRELKHYRQHFFKLLD
- a CDS encoding UDP-2,3-diacylglucosamine diphosphatase: MSNQDFAISSYHHLITTRPYDINRVVISDLHLSADEPALVQAFLALLDDVLVLPNVHQLYILGDWFDAWIGDDAYLSLSATEQKRHWLTPLITKLTELKNKGCQSFVMHGNRDFLIGQDFCDSFGGQLIDEPYLLKLGKMTYRLEHGDALCTDDKRYQRFRKVMRNPLVQWLLLKQPLHKRQALAQKIRSQSALDKSAKSLQIMDVNEQAVTCALKKVDGLIHGHTHRPACHQTHLALNAKARSQTLEFKKRYVLGDWRILDPDTRCEQVQAVIGLALDTQISSSFELVTFEWPTR
- a CDS encoding peptidylprolyl isomerase, which gives rise to MSDMPVVQLNTSMGEIVIELNAEKAPKTVENFVSYVKSGHYDGTIFHRVIPDFMIQGGGMDADMNEKSTNAPIENEADNGLKNEEGTIAMARTQDPHSATSQFFINVKNNAFLNHSGKNMQGWGYTVFGKVTSGMDVVKKIEGVPTGRYGMHADVPKEPVIINSAVVVSE
- a CDS encoding glutamine--tRNA ligase/YqeY domain fusion protein yields the protein MSTENNKANASAEHKEDQKNDFIRHIIREDLAQDKYNQIVTRFPPEPNGYLHLGHVKSICLNFGIAKEFGGICNLRFDDTNPTAEKQDYIDNIKNDVQWLGFEWADQPYYASGYFDQLHEWAIKLIKQGDAYVDLQTPEQIKENRGSFNEPGKPSPQRDTSVEENLQRFDDMKNGKYAEGEAVLRAKIDMASPNMNMRDPVIYRVMHQAHHQTGDKWCIYPMYDYAHPLSDAIEGITHSLCTLEFEDHRPFYDWAVEKIGFDVPPHQYEFSRLNVDHTMTSKRKLKQLVDEHIVSGWDDPRMPTIAGMRRRGYTPEGLRDFCDRVGVTKADSVVDFRLLEFSIRQSLENTTARGMAVLKPLKVTITNFDEALSEWESLKDDGVNARWDEASKTLWINQPKHPNIDMGEREIPFTETIYIDQGDYELEPPKGYKRLSPEKPEIRLRNTYVLAVTEHVLDDAGNVVELKATIDKTTLGKNPEDRKVKGVIHWVSATQGVPATVRLYEHLFAAENPSAVEDVHQALNDQSLVELEAVVEPALANAEPGTRFQFEREGYFVSDEVEHSSDKPVFNRTVTLRDSFKPE
- a CDS encoding aminotransferase class I/II-fold pyridoxal phosphate-dependent enzyme — protein: MSEQSEFKAQGARLSKLRKAKGLTAEQLAAAMTASGSKVSRGAISNWERGINGIVSSKLPALAHILGCSEGYLLRGEPADNAEPDNSTQRSSLASNPPSINSSTNATPSVIQTPSSHLSTSNSIMKNTAPTRKPLKKSDKLQNVCYDIRGPLLKTAMQMEAQGQRILKLNVGNPAPFNLDAPHEILQDVALNLHNATGYSDSQGIFSARKAVLQYYQSKGLLSAVDVRDVYLGNGVSELIVMTMQALMNDGDEVLIPMPDYPLWTAAANLAGGTAVHYRCNEENNWQPDIEDIRAKITDKTRGIVVINPNNPTGALYSNDVLLQIIDLAREYNLVLMADEIYDRILYDNAVHTPMCTLAQDVLILTYNGLSKSHRIAGFRAGWLMLSGNKEHASDFIEGLDMLASMRLCANVPAQHAIQTAVGGYQSMQDLTAETGRLYKQRQLAVERLNAIPGISCTMPQGAFYCFPKIDRSIYPIEDDMQFMMDLLIEEKVLMVQGTGFNWDAPDHFRVVFLPNLLDLEDAMDRLDRFFSNKRKQYGTDSLG